A segment of the Fibrobacter succinogenes subsp. succinogenes S85 genome:
TCAAAGTGGTCTTTTGCCACGTTCACAATCGTTGTCGCCTGCAAGCCGTGCATTTCCTTTTGAGCAATATTTGCAAACAAGCTCACCTGCGTACCCAACATGTAATCCTTCGTACGAGCGACGAACAAGCCCAACTGCAAGCCCTTACGCGGATCGCTATCCGTATCCACGAAGTTAAACGTCGTACGGAACTTACCGTTATGATCCAAAGAATCAAGCGAACATGCAATCGTATCGCCGCCCGGGCAACTTCTATTGCCGCCAATTTCACCACGGAACACCGTCTGTTCAGCCATAACACTCTTGAAGTTGCCCATCGAAATCTTTTCGCGCTTGCCGTTCACAAGAGCAACAGTTGCGCCCATGTAATCGGTTTTCTGCTGGAGATTCACCGTGTAATTCCCTGCCGGGAGGCCAAGGCTCATCGCATGACCTTGCTTTTTATTGAGTTCCGCCACGAGTTCGCCATCGGCATCGCGAATGTAAAGTCGACCGCCAACGCTTTCGTCCAAATCGAGGCCTGCGCTTGTCGCACGCAAATCGGTCATCACCACGTCACCCGTACCCGCAAGGTTCATATCACGGCTCGGATGCTGTGCGCCACCCAGCGTCGTTTCCGTCTTTTGCAATGTTTCATTGAACGCGAACTGGTACGCTTCCGAGAGCGTCACACGGCCATCGCTACTCAAGTCGCCTGCGCCACGGAGACCGCTCACAAGCGAGTGCGTAAAGAACGAGCCCTTGAGTTTATCGCTTTCCTGGCTAGATTCATCTTGCGTACTGCTCGTGATAAACGCATAGCCCTTCATGTCGCTGCTCTGATCGACCATAAAAGCAGGCACCGCCTTACCACCTTTCACGCGGGTAATTGCACCAGAACCGCAAGCATCAATCACAGCAATTTTCACATCGGCACTGAGCGCGTCAATGCGATTACGCAAGTCCTTCCAGGCGTAAGTTTCTTCGCCCAGGCGGAGGCCCTTTTCGTCGGCGTGACCACTGTAATAGACAAGCACTTCGTCACGACCGTTAGACGCCTTGTCCTGCAAAATTTTTGCATCGAGATTCGCAAATTCCTTTTGCAAAGCAACAACAGAAGGCTCCTTCACGAGAATCACGTTCTGCGGGAGCACGCCACCCATTTCCTTAAGCACCTTGGCAAACGAACGGGCATCACTTTCCGCATAGCGAAGCATCGGACGGCCTGCACCACCGTTATTGGCACTCACGGCCACTACGTAGCGATTGATACGGCCCGATTCTGTTGCAGCATCGGCATTAGAAGCCAAAAAGAGCAAAACAAAAAGAAATGCAAAAGACAAACCAGACAACACCCCAAAAGCCTTATTCGAAATCATAAACATTATTTACCCGCCTTCTTGAGAGTAAAACCAATCACCTTCACGTCGCTTCTCTTAAGCAACTTATCGACATCATTTTCTTCAACCGCAAACTCCTTGGGAGAAGTCACGAAGAAGAATTTTTCAAAGTACGGAGCATCGTCAAGCTTGTACGCAAACGGGAGCGAATTCATCTTGCCCGGAGCAAGTTCAATCGCCTTCACGCCATCGCCCATGTGGAGAGTCAGAGCGCCATTGCCGTCCATGCTAAAAAGGAGTCCAAAGCATTTTTCAGGAACGGCATAGCGCAACTGGATTTCATCGCCTTCGCCGACAGAATCAAGATCGTTCAGCTGGACAATCCCGGCAGGAGTCTTTTTCCATACTTCCATGCGGGCGTCAAGTCCCTTGATTCGCGTATCAGACTGGGTTTCGGCAAGAGCAACCTGCGTGTTTTGCGAACCATTGACTGTTGCAACATCGCCACCCACGCGTTCATTCATCACGGAAGTTTCGCGCTGGGCAAAGAACGCCACCAACGCAATCGCAAAAACGAACATCGCCGCAGCCGCAAATTTCACGAGCGTAAAGCGCACCGCATTTTTCGCAGCAATTTTCGCGGCATTCCCGGCGGCACCCGTTCCAAGATTCGCGGCAAGCGTTTCAAACGGCAACTTGCTCAAAATTGCCTTGTTGTCTTCGCGGAGCATTTTTACACGATTTGCAAATACCGCATCATTCGCTTCAAGCTCGCGAAGCTTATTCATTTCTTCTTCCGGCAAATCGCCAGTCAGGAATCGTTCTAATTTCCAATCGGGAATCATCACTGAACCTCCAGAGTTTTAACTTTGGCCTGTAACCCGCGCAAACGCTTGCGCACACCGCTTACCGAGAGCCCCACTTCACGGGCAGTCTCTTCGAGAGTCATACCATCGACAAAATGGAGGACTGCCATTGTGCGGCTAGATTCGGGTTCCTTCAAAAAGAGCTTTGCCAGCACATTTTTCGTTTCGTAATCGTCATGCTCGTCTTCGGCACAGGCGATGCTCAAAAGCAGGCTAGAAGAATCTACGTCAAGTCCACGACGGCGCTTATCGCGAATGCGGTTGAGGCAAAGTCTCGTTGCCGTATTCCACAAAAGGCTGCTCGGCGACTCCATATCCAGGCGTTCCGATGCAGAATAAATCCGCAAAAAAACGTCTTGCATGAGGTCGCTAGCTTCAGCATCATCGCGAAGGAGTTGCAGGCAGCGCCTATAGACCATAGGCGCGTACTTCTCGTAAATCTTTGCAAATCCTGCTTTTTTTAAGGTTTCTAGGCTTTTCACGTTTATGTAACACCGGAGGTATTCAAAAGTGTTACCTAAAAAATAAAAATTTTGAATTATTCTCTATAAATAAGAATTCGATCCCGGCACAAGGCCGGGATGACAATGCAATGCGGCCGGGATGACAGCGCTAAATCGTGTCTGAACTGCGCAAAGTTTGCATAGAACGGCGGAAAATTTCCTTGCCAGAGCCTATTTCAAAGAAATACTTGAAAATTCCAAGATCGACCTTGCTAAAAAAGCCCAAACGCTTCTCCGCAAAAACGCGGCCGCTCTCGTCAACGCTAAATTTAGCCTTGAACTGGTTCAAAGCCGACGGCGCAAGCATCACATAGTCGATTCCCTTCTTGAACCAATCCGGAGATTGATCGTAATCCGGCGCGATTCGCGTCACAGGTTTCATCGGGTGCTGCACGCCCTGCGTCTCACCATTGCCAATCGCAATCACGAGCTCTAGCTTTTCGCCATCGTCAATTTCAATCGTCGGAGTCTTCTTGAACGTAAGCCCAACCACGCAAGTATTGAGCCCAATCATCTGCGCCAAAAGCACGATATCCGCCGTCGCATACCCCACGCGTTCATCAAGTGAAGCTTCGCACCCCGCCACTGACTTTTGACCCGCAATCGCAATGTAATTTTTCACATTCCGAAACGAGCCGTAATGCGCCAAGCGACCGCTAAATGCCACATCGTCATTTAAAACAAGCTGCATGTGGAGCGCAAAATTTTCATTCAACCGACGAATCCGCGACTGCAATTCTTCGACTTGCTCCTTAGTCAAAGGCGTCGAAGCATACCTACGCACAGAATGTCGTGCTAAAACAGCCTCTTCAATAGTCATAAATTCTCCTTCTCAAAAGCTCCCAAGAATTACTATTCTAAACTACAATTTTACAGCTCAATTGTCTCGTCATCACTCTTGATAAAATCAATTAAGCGCTCCAACGTGAGGGCTGCCCCCATATTCCCCGCATCGGCAACACCTTCTACACGCAAGGAACACTCCCAGACAATCGCCACGCGATACCCCAAGAGCGAAAGTTCATGTTGCGTCTTAATGTCGCGCACTATGTTGCGGTCGAACTTGTCGTTCCAAAATGCAGAATTTGACTTCGGGCGACTCGTTAGCTTGCAACCATGCTGGTGCCAAAAACACCCGTTCACAAAAATCGCAACCCCATACTTTTGTACGAAAATATCCGGCGTCCCCGGCAAATCCCGACGGTGAAGCCGATAGCGGAACCCAGCCTCAAAGAGCGCCTTGCGCACAATCATCTCGGGCTTTGTATCCTCCGAATGGACCGCCTGCATCATCTGCGAGCGGGTCATCGGTTTGCGAGCCCTGCGCCTTTTTGCCGCCTTTTTCTTGGCACTCGATTTTTTTGAAACTTTATCCACTATCGTGTTCCCAATTACGTTAAAAAAGATAAATTTAATTGCAGAATAAAATCGCAAGTTATTATGATTTTTTAATTGCAGGCACAAAATGAAAGTTCAAGACCGCTTTTTAAAATACGTGAGCTTCACCACCACCTCCGACGAGAACAGCGAAAGTTGCCCGAGCACCAAGCAGCAACTCGAACTCGCCAAGTTCTTGACCGAGGAACTTGAACAGATTGGACTTTCACAAGTGAAGATGGACGAGAACGGCTACGTCTACGGGCTTCTACCCGCCACCGAAGGCCGCGAAAGCGACACGCCCATCGGATTCATCAGTCACATGGACACGTCACCGGATTTTTCGGGCGTAAACCCGAAACCGCAAATCATCGAAGATTACGATGGCGAAGATGTTCTGCTCAAAGGCTCGGGCGCCGTGCTCAAGGTCGAAGACTTCCCCACGCTCAAATGGCTCAAGGGCCGCACACTCATCACGACTGACGGCACAACGCTCCTCGGCGCCGACGACAAAGCAGGCATTGCCGAAATCGTGACCGCCATGGAAGAGCTCATCGAAATCGACCGCCACGCCGAAAGCCGCGGCTACGAGAATCTCTCAGGCCATGGAGACATCTGGGTCTGCTTCACGCCAGACGAAGAAATCGGACGCGGGGCCGACCGTCTGGACTTGAGCTATTTCACGGCTAAATACGCCTACACCGTCGACGGCGGTTACGAAGGCGATATCGCTTACGAGAACTTCAACGCCGCAAGTGCCACCTTCAAGATTCACGGCAAGGGCGTGCATCCCGGCGAAGCCAAGGGCATCATGAAAAACGCAAGCCTCATGGCCGCCGAAATTGCGATGGCGCTCCCCGAAAACGAAACACCCGCCACCACCGAAGGCCGCGAAGGGTTCTACCACCTGACCGACATGCAAGGCGACGTGACCGAAGCTACTCTCAACTACATCGTCCGCGACCACGACCAGACACGATTTGAAGAACGCCAGGAATTCCTGCGCGAAATCGCCAAAAAGTTTAACGAGAAATTCGGCGAAGGCTCTATCGAGCTCGAGCTCAAGCATTCCTACAGCAACATGCTGCAGATCATCGAAAAAACGCCCGAAGTCCTTGAACGCGCCCGCACAGCCATTGCCGCCGAAAACATCACGCCGGTAAGCGACCCCGTCCGCGGCGGCACCGACGGCGCCAAGCTCAGCTTTATGGGACTCCCCTGCCCGAATCTCGGCACCGGTGGCTACGGCTACCACGGTCCTTTCGAACACGTGACCGTCGAAGGCATGGAAACAGTCGTCCGCATCATCAAGAGAATCGCCACCAGCAGGGGTTAAAAGCCCCGAAATCATTCCAATTTGAAATAATTAGCCGTTTGAAATCCTTGTAATATTATTATAGATTTCCCCAATGGAGGGAAGAATGTTACAAGGTTTACTTTCTTTTGAACTATTGGGACTCTCGGGGAATGCGTGGTTTACAATTGCTGTAATCCTTGCCCTATTTGCATCCATGATGTTTTCAAAATTGCGCACCGACCTCATCTTTGTCGCCGCCATGTCCGCTTTATTCATAAGCGGAGTCCTTGATGTCAAGGGCGCATTTGGCGGTTTCTGCGCACCGTCCGTCCTCGTCATTGGCGTCCTTTTCGCAGTCATTGCAGGTCTCAATCAGACAGGCGTTTTAAACTGGATTGTCAAGCACCTCATGGGTGCGCCCAAAACTCTTACAGGCGCCATTACACGACTCATGCTCCCCGTAGCCCTCTTGAGTTCACTCCTCACCAACACAACCATCGTCGCCTTGTTCATCAACATCGTGAAGATTTGGTCCAAAAAGCTCGGCATTTCGCCGTCCAAGCTTTTGATCCCGCTCAGTTACGCATCTGGAATGGGTGGCATCTGCACCTTGATCGGAACTCCGCCAAACCTCATTATTTCAGGGCTCTACACCGATGCGACCGGCATCCATCTCGGGATTTTCACGACAACGATTTGCGGGCTATTCTGCCTTGCTGTTGGCATTTTGTCTGTCATCGCACTGCAGAAGCTCCTCCCCGAACGCAAGTCCCCGTTAAGCGGGCTCAGCGATGACGAAATGACACTCGAACTCTGCGTGCCCTCAAAGCATAACTTTATCGGCATGACTTTGCGAGAAATCTACGACAGCAATCCGCGCGGTTTCGAGAAAGACAAGAACGGCATTCTCGCCATCCGCCGTTTCGATAACGAAGTCGAAGTTGCTACCCCCGATTCCATCATCATGGGCGCAGACCACATCATCGTATCGGGCAAGGCGGAGCAACTCCAATGGATTTGCAACAACCTCAACTTGAAAAACGAGCATCTGGAAGGCGTCATTGAAAACGCAGCCGTCGGAAAAAAATTTGGAAAGAAAACCGTTATTTCCGCAGCAATCATGATTGCCATGGTGCTCCTTTCGGCATTTAACATAATGCCGTTACTTTCGTCTTGCTTACTCGCTGCCGCAGCCATGATCCTTTTCCGTTGCTGTTCAAGCACGCAAGCAATGAACGCCATCAACTGGGAAATCATCATCGTTTTTGCAGGAAGCATTTGCCTTGGCAAAGCGCTTGAAATCACCGGTGTCGCCTCAAAAATCGCAAACAGCATTTTGAGCGTGAGCGGAAGCAACCCCTACATTACACTTGCCATCATGTGCGTTGTCGCAACCTTCATCACCGAATTCATCAGCAACACGGCAGCCGCAGCATTGTTCTGCCCCATTGCATTGAGCGCCGCGAGCGCCCTTGGCGTGAATCAGCTCACATTCTGTATCGCACTCATGATTGCTGCAAGCAGTAGCTTTGCCACCCCGATTGGCTCCCCCACCCACATGCTCGTTTACGGCCCGGGCGGTTACCATTTTACAGATTTTGTCAAAATAGGCCTTCCAATGAATTTTATCATCCTAGCCGCAAATATATTTATAACAACTTTGATTTTTCCCTTTTAATAATATAAGTTAAAGTTATCAGTTTCATCAAAAAAGATTATACATTAAACATACGGAGGTTCATATGCATATTTCATTCATCATATTCAATATCTTTGTTCTCATTGTCATCGTCGTCGCTGCATACGCACTAGGGCGTAGAATCAGCAAGGAAACCAAGCAGAATGCGCCCGAAGCTTTGAACAACACGCCTTACGAAGACTGCGTCAAGGAAAACGAAGCCAAGTTCAAATACGGAACATTCACGGACGCCCGCGATGGCGAAACGTACCGCACCATTCAAATCGGAAACCAGGTCTGGATGGCAGAAAACCTGCGTTTCAAGACCGAAGGTAGCTACGCTCCGAACAACGAAGAATCGAACGTTGCAAAGTTCGGTCGTTTGTACACATGGACAAAGGCTCTTGACATTCCTGATGAATACGCTGAACAGTCTACGGCAAAAGACATCGAGATGCATAACAAAATCAAGGACAAGAACTACAAGGGCATTGCCCCAGAAGGTTGGCATATTCCGAGCAACAAGGAATGGGAACAGCTCCTCAGCAATCTTGACGCAAAGTCCGATGGTGGTGAGTTGCGCGGCAAATTCATGTGGAAGAACAAGGGCAAGGATACGTTCGGATTCTTTGCGCTCCCGGCGGGTTACCGCTTTGACAACGGCAACTTCTGCCATTTCAGCAGACGCGCCCGTTTCTGGAGCAAGGATGAATACGGCAAGGCTAACGCATTCCGCCTGAGCATTACCAACAATTCCGTTGATATCGAAGGCGTGTACAGATCCGACGCTCTCTCGATCCGCTGTGTGAAAAACGTGTAATTGACGGAGAAGCCTATACAAAAGTCCCTCGCGAGTATTCGCGAGGGCTTTTTGTGTTTTTGTAAGTGCGTTTCCGTTCCGAGAGGGGTGTTAGTTGGATGGGTCGTCACCGTGAATGTAGCTTACAAAAGCAAAGCGTTTGCTGTCGGGAGCCCAGGAATTGACATTGATAGTTCCTTGACCGCCGAAGAGTTTAAGAATCGTTTGCGGTGCAGACCAAGAATCTGCAGGGAGTGCGCAATTCGATTCTACGGGGAGTGCGCGGCGCATCAAGCGGAGTTCCACATTCTTGTTGGGGACATGTTCGCCCGGACGCACATCCGTTTCTGTGTACGCGACCATCACGACCTTTTGACGGTCCGGCGAAATATGCGGGAACCAGGTATTCCAATGCAAGTCATGCGTCATCTGCGTTTGTTCAGAGCCATCCGCCTTCATGCAGAATGCCTGCATGCGTCCAGAACGTTCGGAATTAAACCAAATATATTCGCCATTGCAATCATACTCGGGGCCATCATTCAACCCGAAAGCAGTCGTGAGGCGAGTTTCGTTACCGCCCGCTGCCGGGATTGTGTAAATGTCATACGAGCCGTTACGTTCCGCACAGTACGCAAGCGTTTTTCCGTCAGGCGTAATGCCATGCAAATAGCTTGGCGCAAGGGGCGTCACCAATCGCGGTTCGCGGCCATCAAAATAAATCTTGTAAATGCGGGAAAGGCCGTCTTCTTTGGTGTGGTGGCTCACGTAAACGCCGCTGCCATCTGGGTCAAGAACGTGGTCGTTATTGCAGTTGTCCACATAATGACTTTCGATTTCTGTCACCTTGTCTGTCGCAAGCGTGTACTTGAAAATGCGACCGTTGCTATTGTACGTGAGGAACGTTCCGTCAGCGCTCCAGTTCGGCGCTTCAATCACGCAGTCGAATTCCTTGAGAACTTTTGCTTCGCCCGTTTCGATATCAAACACTTGCAAAATAGACTTGTCGCCGTTACGATTCCATGTTTCACCTGGAGAAATTTCAAACGTGTAACTCACGCCAAACTGCTCGCGAATCTTGTCCATGAGCGTCATGAATTCCATCGTTTTGGCATGAGTCATTTCCGGGCGTTCCCAAATAATTTGTTTTGAGAGCGCGCAAGAAGCCGGGAGGTCGCAAATTTCGTGCCGGAATTGCGCGGGATTTTCAATCGCTTCCTTGCATGCAAGGACTTCGTATTCGTAACAGTTGCAAAGACGCGAAGGCTCAACGGTTTCAACAACATTTCCGGCATCATCAAGTAATTCCAGCTTCACCATGTCATTTAAATTTTGCACACGGATTTGCCCAGCCGTTCCGTAAATCACGCCCTCGTTATGCGTCGGCGAGACCATTGATGTCTTAAGATATGCTTTTTGGCCGTTTTCGTACGTGAGATTTATCCAGTCGCTCGCATCCACGCCCGTCTTGAACTTGACGCATCTGCAATTCATCGATGTAATTTCGTTGCGGACGAAATTGCCATCAGAAGTTTCGCGTGTGCCAAGGAACAAGTCCGCAAACGTAAGGCTGTAAATACCGATATCCAAGAGCGCACCGCCCGCAAGCGCCGGGTCATGCATACGGTCCCTATCGCTAAGTTTCATCGTGAAATCAGCTTCGACCGTTTCAACATTTCCAATGCGACCGTCGCGAATCCAGCTACGAATCGTCTCTAGCGCAGGCAAGAATCGCGTCCACATCGCTTCGCACAAAAAGACGCCCTTATCATGCGCGAGCGAAATCACTTCTGTCGCAAGTTTTGCATTCGCCGTAAAAGCCTTCTCAACCAAGATATTCCGGCCATGTTCAATACAAAGTTTTGCAAATACATGATGATGCGAATGCGGCGTCGCAATATAAATCAAATCGATTGCAAAATCCGCAACAAGTTCCTCGTAACTGCCATACGCTTTTTCAAAGCCATATTCCTTGGCAAAAGCAGTCGCCTTTTCCAAATCGCGGGATGCCACGGCGTAGCATTCCACGCCCATTCCCTGATTTTCCAAAGTCTTAACAGCGGCAGCCATCTTTGTCGCAATATGACCACACCCAAGAATCGCAAACTTCAAATTTTTCATACCATAAATATAAATCGCTCGCGCCCAAAACCGCCAAAAAATTTTGCACCCCCCTGTTTACCGCTGTAGCCGATACAAAGGGAACTAGCGACCTACCGCACAAGCGCCGCCCTCACCGCCAAGCACTCTAGAATTTGATATATTTCTCACCATGAAGCAGATTGAAACAGTTGCAGTTGTAGGTCTCGGGGCTGTCGGTGCCGTTGTGGCAGAACAACTCTTGAGCGTTCTCGGGAACAAGCTTTATTGCGTGATGGACGCCGAACGCAAGGCGCGATACCAAGCAAGCGGAATCGTCATCAACGGGAAAAAGGCGGACTTCAACTTTGTCACGCCGGACGAAGTCCCGGTCGTTGACCTTGTGATTTTTGCGACCAAGAATTTGCAATTCAACGAAGCGCTAGCAGAAGCGAAAAATGCAGTCGGACCGAACACAGCGTTACTTTCGCTTTTGAACGGAGTCCATTCCGAAACAGAAATCGAGCGCGTTTACGGTGCAGAAAAGACGTTGTACGGATTCATCGTCAATTTGCAGTCCATCAACAAGCACGGGAACATTGACTGCGCTGGCCGAGGCATCATCCTCTTTGGCGAAAAAGACAACCACCGTTCCGAACGTATCGAAGCCATCCACCAGCTTTTTGAAACAGCGCACATCGTCCACAAGATTCCAGAAAACATCCGCTTGGAAATGTGGAAAAAACTCTTGATGAACACGGTATTCAACTCGATCGGAGCCATTTGCCGTTCGACATTTGCGGGTTTCAACTTTCCAGTAATGCAATCGCTTGTGCGTAAAATCGGGAACGAAGTCATTCAGGTGGCGAACGCCGAAGGCTTTGCGCTTACAAACGACGACCTAGAAGAAAACTTGCGCCTCACATGCAACTACACGCCGCTCGGCAAGTGTTCCATGCTGCAGGATATCGAGGCCGGACGCAAAACGGAAAACGCGTATTTCTGCGGAACCATCACTAAGCTCGGGAAGGCTCACGGAATTCCGACGCCCTACTGCGAATTCTTAGGCGAACTCCTCGAAGGGACCGAGCTCGCGCGAAGTATCATTAAGGAATGCTAGACAAGATGGCGATCCCGGAATAAATCCGGGATGACTCTACAAAAGATGCTTTACGACTTCCACGTCAGCGGGGAGCCAGTTGACTGTGTTTAGATTTTCACGGTCAAGCCATTTGGCGTCTTCATGTTCCAGGAGTTTCGGCTTGCAGCCTGCAGCGAGCGAGCAATAAAAGCAATGCATCGTCAGGTGAAATTTCGGGTAATCGTATTCCACCGTGCAAATTTTTTCGCCAACATTCACTTCAATGGCGAGCTCTTCCTGAAGTTCGCGAACGAGCGCCTGTTCCGGAGTTTCACCCGGTTCCATCTTGCCGCCCGGAAATTCCCAGCCATCTTTTTGGTCGCCATACCCACGCTGCGTGGCAAAAATGCGCCCGCCATCCGTGATAACACCCGCGACAACTTCTATAGATTTCATGATGTAAAATGTAGAAATAACAAGATTTAGCGTCAAAAAATTGCCTAAAATCACAACAATTCTGCTTATAAGAATTTTTTTTAGCAAAAACTATTGACTTTTCAAATTAAATTTTATAAAATTTAATTGCGTAAAACAAAATAGTGTATATGGAGAAAAAATATGACAATCTACGACTTCACACTTACCGATGGTAAAGGCAACGAAATTCCACTCTCTAAATTCAAGGGCCAAGTCATGCTCATCGTGAACACGGCGACCGGCTGCGGTTTCACCCCACATTACAAGCCGATCGAAAAGATGTACACAGACTTCCACGACAAGGGCTTCGAAGTCATCGACATTCCATGCAACCAGTTCATGGGCCAGACCCCTGGCACAGACGACGAAATTCATGAATTCTGCACGCTCAAGTACGGCACCACGTTCCCGCAGATGAAAAAGTCTGACGTGAACGGACCCAACGAGCTCCCGCTTTACACCTACCTGAAATCCAAAATAGGCTTTGAAGGTTTCGGATTCGGCGTCAAGGCGGCAGCAATGGCCATGCTTCTGAAGAAGATCGACAAGGATTACAAGAATAATCCTGATATCAAGTGGAACTTCACAAAGTTCGTCATCGACCGCGCAGGCAACGTTGTCGCCCGTTTTGAACCCACTGCCAAAATGGAGGACGTACGTTCTTGCGTTGAAAAGCTACTTTAGGAGGTGCAATGATTTGTCCTCAACTAAAACTTGAAAATCAACTATGTTTTCCGTTGTATGCAGTATC
Coding sequences within it:
- a CDS encoding (deoxy)nucleoside triphosphate pyrophosphohydrolase, with product MKSIEVVAGVITDGGRIFATQRGYGDQKDGWEFPGGKMEPGETPEQALVRELQEELAIEVNVGEKICTVEYDYPKFHLTMHCFYCSLAAGCKPKLLEHEDAKWLDRENLNTVNWLPADVEVVKHLL
- a CDS encoding glutathione peroxidase, with protein sequence MTIYDFTLTDGKGNEIPLSKFKGQVMLIVNTATGCGFTPHYKPIEKMYTDFHDKGFEVIDIPCNQFMGQTPGTDDEIHEFCTLKYGTTFPQMKKSDVNGPNELPLYTYLKSKIGFEGFGFGVKAAAMAMLLKKIDKDYKNNPDIKWNFTKFVIDRAGNVVARFEPTAKMEDVRSCVEKLL